The following is a genomic window from Citrifermentans bemidjiense Bem.
CGGCATGGGGCTCCCCCCGGTCGTGGTCGGCCTGTTTGTCTCCATCCTCCTCTGGAGAAACGGCCCGCTCGGGTTCCTGGAGCTCCTGTACACTCCGACTGCGATCGTCATCGCCCAGTCGGTGATCGCCACTCCCATCGTCATGGGGATAACCATCGGCGCCATGCAGAACCTCCCGGCCAACCTGAGGCTGCAGATCCTTGCGCTCGGGGCGACGCGGGTCCAGATGGTCTGGATGCTGGTGAAGGAGGCGAGGCTTCCGCTGATGGCGGGGGTCATGGCCGGGTTCGGCGGCGTCATCTCCGAGGTCGGCGCCTCCATTATGGTGGGGGGCAACGTGAGAGGCTATACGCGCGTACTCACTACGGCAACTGTGATGGAAACGGGGAGGGGGAATTTCGACATAGCGATTGCCCTTTCCGTTATCCTTCTGTTATTCTGCTTCGCGATCAACATCGTACTGACCTACATTCAGCAGCGGGAAAGACCTAGATGACACAGCAGCAAATAGTGCTTGAACAAAAAGATTTGAGGGTAGATCGAGGTGGTGTCCAGATACTCGACATACCCTCTTTTTGTTTGTACGAAAACGAGTTCGTCTCTCTCATCGGACCAAACGGCGCGGGTAAATCGACCCTGCTTCTTTCCCTGATGGGGCTGATGCAGCGCCGAAGCGGAACCCTCAGATATAAAGGCGAGGAGATCCGCACCGAGGCCGACTTTCTCCAATTGCGCCGCAAGATGGCGATGGTGCTCCAGGAACCGCTTCTGTTCGACAGCACCATCTACGACAACGTGGCGAGCGGTCTGAAGTTCAGGGGGATGGGGCGGGACGAGATCCGCAGCCGGGTGATGACCTACCTGGAGCGCTTCAACCTCGCCGACATGGCCCAGCGCTCGGCCCGCAAGCTCTCCGGCGGCGAGGCCCGCCGCGTCAGCCTCGCGCGCGCCTTCGCGGTCGAGCCCGAGCTGATCTTCTTCGACGAGCCGTTCGCTAACCTCGATCCCCCCACTCGACAGGCGCTCACCGAGGACATGGACCGGATCATCCGGGAGAAAGGGATCTCGGCGGTGCTGGTCACCCACGACCAGTCCGAGGCGCTCAGGATGTCCGATCGGATCGTGGTCATGAACAGCGGAAGGCTGGTGCAGGAAGGGACGCCGGCCGCGGTGATGAACCACCCGGTCAACGAGTTCGTCGCCAACTTCGTCGGCATGGAGACCATCCTGGAAGGAGAAGTCATCAGTAACCACGAGCAGCAGGTGGCGGTTGCGGTGTGCGGGCAGGAGGTCGATACGGTGGGGGATGCAGAACCGGGCGATCATGTTTATTGCTGCATCAGGCCCGAGAATGTCAGCGTCAGCACCAGTTTTCCTAAGGAAAAAACCAGCGTCAGGAACCTGTTTCCAGGGACCATCACCGAGATCTCCTCCATGGGGCCCTTCCTCAAACTCCGGCTCGACTGCGATTTCCAATTGACCTCTTACGTGACCCGTGAATCCTTCACCGAACTAGCCCTTTATGAAGGAAGACCGGTTTTCGCCTCCTTCAAAGCGACCTCCGTTCACATCATTCGCAGGCGGGCCGGCTAGACAAAAGCCTAAGGCACTTACCACAGAGGACACAGAGGTACACAGAGGAAAATCTGAGGAAACCAAAACAAAGGCCTCTGGGTTCAACCCAAAGTCTTTTGCCTTTCTCTGCGACCTCCGTGATCCTCTGTGACCTCTGTGGTAAAGCTTTTAAGGAGTTTGCATGACCTTTGAAGAGATCTATCAGGAGTTCCAGCCCAAGATAACCCGTTATCTCTGCAGTTTCATGTCCGAGGAAGAAGCGCTCGAAGTGAGCCAGGCGGTTTTCCTGAAGGTGAGCCAATCCCTCGAAAGCTTCAGGGCGGAATCCTCCCTCTCCACCTGGATCTACCGGATCGCCACCAACGCCGCGCACGACCACGCCTCTTTGTCCATGACCAAGCAAAGGCGGGCTGAGCAACTGCTCGACGAGGACCAGTCCCTGGACGATTTCGTGCGCGAGGACGACCCGGAGACCGACTGGGAGTACATCCGGAGCGAGATGGGGTGCTGTATCCGCGGGATGGTGGACGGCCTGCCGGAAAAGCTCCGCGAGGTCCTGGTCTTGAGCGAGTTCGAGGGACTTTCCAATGCCGAGATTGCAGATGTTTTGAAGGCGAGTCTCGACACCGTGAAGATCCGGCTCCACCGGGCGCGGAAGGCCTTGCGCGAGGCGATGGGAGCCGGGTGCGACTTCTACCGCGACGAGCGCAACCAACTGATGTGCGACCGAAAGGCGCAGTAAAAAAAAGGGGACAGGCTACTTTAAAGGGGACAGGCTACTTTTTGATTTGAAAAAGTAGCCTGTCCCCTTTTTTGTATCCTTTTTCGTGGAAGCCCGTCTGTAGGGGGTGAAGCAGTCAAATCTACAGACGGAGCGAAACCATGGACAGGAAAAAGTGTTGCGACAAGATGATGGGCGGCGGGGCTACCGACGGTTACGAGGTGGCGCGAATAGCCAAGGCACCGGGAGGTTGCAGCTTGTGCGAGGACTTCGCCAAGAAAAATGAGGCGAAACCGGTGGCGGTAATGTGCTGCGAAGGGGCCTGCCTGAGAGGGGAGGTGGCGCGTCGGGCCGCGAACATCATCTGCCACGAGTTGGCGAAGGACAAGACAGTCAGGATCTGCCTGGGCGGAGCCTTCACGAAAGACACCGGCCAGCGCGGCCTGGTGCGTAACTCCGGCCGCCTGATAGCGCTTGAAGGGTGCGGCGTCAACTGCTCCTCCCGCATGATGCAAGGGGTGATCGAAGGGCTGACTCCCGAGCTGATCATTGCGGACCGCCTGTACGAGTTCGACCGGCAGCTGTTCGGAGTGGACGAGGCGACGTCGGAGGAGATAGGCGCCTGGGCCCGCACCGTCGCTGTCAAAATCGCCGCTACATTGTAGGCGGAAAAAGGCACTCACCACAGAGGTCCACTGAGGAACCACAGAGGAAAAGCAAAAGCCTAAAGCCTTTGGGTTAAACCAAAAAGCTTTAGGCTTTTCCTGTTTCTGTTTTTCCTCCGTGAACCTCTGTGGTAAAGCTTGTGCTTTTGGTTTTAGCTCTGTGGTTCCTCTGTGTCCTCTGTGGTGAAAGCCTTTGCTTCTCCGTTTTGGGGTTTGCAAAAAGGGCGTCTGGGTTATATATTGCTGCGCGCATGTAAAACCTATGAAAGAAAGAGGAATACCAATGTCTAGCCTGCCGCAATGCCCTTCCTGCAAGTCCGAATACACCTACGAGGACGGGAGCCTGTATGTCTGTCCCGAGTGCGGCAATGAGTGGCCGCAAGCCGCCGCTGAGAGTGAAGCATCCGACAGCGTCGTGCGCGATGCCTTCGGCAATGTCCTCAACGACGGCGATTCCGTCACCGTCATCAAGGATCTTAAGATTAAAGGCTCGTCCTCGGTAGTGAAGGTCGGCACCAAGGTGAGGAACATCCGCATCGTCTCGGGGGACCACGACATCGACTGCAAGATCGACGGCATCGGCGCGATGCAGCTCAAATCTGAGTTCGTGAAGAAGGCCTGATTGTAAAGTAGAGCGAAGATTTTGGAGGAGCAGCATATGCGAGTCCTGTTGATTTCCGCGAATACTGAAACCATGAACATGGTGCCGCTCCCGTTGGGGCTCAACTGCGTGGCCGTCGCCACCGGTAACGCGGGTCACGAGGTGCGACTGCTCGACCTGATGGGGGGAGGCGACAACGACTCGCTCATCCGGGCCGCCATCGATACTTTCCGTCCGGAGGTGATCGGCATCTCGGTCCGTAATGTGGACAACCAGAGCATGGCGGACACCAAGTTCCTCCTGGAGCCGGTAAGGGAAACGGTCGCCCTTTGCAGGAGCTTGTCCTATGCGCCGACGGTCGTGGGCGGCGCCGCTTTCAGCATCTTCCCCGCGGCGATGCTGGATTACCTCGGCGCCGACATGGGTATCTGCGGCGAAGGGGAGCTGGCCTTCACGGAGCTTGTCGACGCCCTGCAGCGGGGAGGGGAACTTTCCGGCATTGCCGGCCTTTGCCTCCCGGGAAAGCCGGTGCAGATGGGCTCGGCCGCGAGGGGGGGCTTGGAAGGGCTTCCTTTTCCGGACCCTTCCCTTTGGTCGGTTCCGGCGGGGCGGGCGGACGAGCTCTGGATCCCGCTGCAGACCAGGCGCGGCTGCCCGATGCGTTGCAGCTACTGCTCCACCCCCGCCCTGGAGGGGACGGCGATCAGGATGCATCCGGTCGAGACCGTCTTGGAAGCGCTCTCCCGCCATGTCGCCGCCGGGTTCAATAACTTCTACTTTGTCGACAACACCTTCAACTTTCCCCCCGACTACGCGAAGCGCCTGTGCGACGCCATCGTCTCTGCCCAACTCGGCATCCGCTGGCGCTGCATCCTCTATCCCGGATTCGTGGACGAGGAGATGGTCTCCAAGATGGCCCGCGCCGGCTGCGTCGAGGTGAGCCTCGGGTTCGAGAGCGGGTCGTCCCTCATCCTGAAAAACCTCAACAAGAAGTACGACCTTGACCGGGTCCGCGATGCTTCCGAACTCCTCCGGCGCCACGGCATCGCCAGGATGGGGTTCCTCATGTTCGGCGCGCCCGGTGAAACCAGGGAGACGGTGCAGGAAAGCCTCGACTTCGCCGATTCCCTGCAGCTAGACATGCTGAAGCTCTCCACCGGGATCCGCATCTACCCCGACACGCCTCTAGCCGAGACGGCCAGAAGGGAAGGGGTGATCGCCGGGGATGACGACCTGCTCCTTCCCCGCTTCTATCAGGCTCCGGGCCTGGATGAGTGGCTTGGGCCGCTGCTGGCTGACTGGATGAAGACCCGCCCCTACTGTATCAGCTAGCGGGTTTTAGGTAGAAAAGACTTGGGTAGAAGCGATTCTTTGGCTATACTGCCTGGCTTTCCTACCGCAATGATTGAAAAGGAACTTGAATGGATTGGTTGACCATTTTGGGTATCTCCGTGGCCTTGGCCATGGATGCTTTCGCCGTAGCCTTGGCCGCAGGTGCCGTCATCAGCCCGATCACCGGGCGCCACCTGTTCCGCCTGGGCTTTCATTTCGGCCTGTTCCAGGCGCTGATGCCCATCGGAGGCTGGCTCCTCGGCATGACCGTGCAGAAATGGATCTCCGCCTATGACCACTGGATCGCTTTCGGCCTTCTGGCCTATGTCGGCGGCAGGATGGTGCACGAAGCGTTCGAAGAGGACGACGAAGAAAAAACCCCCTCCGATCCGACGAAGGGGATGACCATGGTGATGCTGTCGGTGGCGACCAGCATCGACGCCTTTGCGGTCGGCTTGAGTATCGCCATGCTGGGGGTCAGCGTCTGGCTCCCCGCAACGGTAATCGGCCTGGTTGCCGGTGTTCTCACCGTGGCGGGGATGCTGCTGGGGCGGCGCCTGGGGGAAAAATGGGGCAAGCGCGTGGAGATCTGCGGAGGTCTCGTACTGTGTCTCATAGGTCTTAAGATCCTGTTGGAACACACACTCCTCAAATAAGCATTTCGACGGCAGGCACTGGAAAAGGGCACGTTCATAGAGCGTGCCCTTTTCTTTATCGTGGAGTCGTCACTTACCGCACCATGATAATCCTGACTAGTTATTGTCAGAGCGGACAGAGTGCTGAGACAGCGATATGAGGCAGGAGTTGACTGTGGAGGTGCCAGGTATACAGACCAGACCTTGAACTGTGACAGAAGCTATGTATATTTAGCACAACAAAAACGCTGAATGTCAGCTGTATTTAGGCAAAGCGCGCAGCGCATGAGGGATCGATGAGCCAGAACAGCAACGAGGGCGACAATCTGTACCGCTACATCGTCGACATGATCCCCCAGATCGTCTGGACGGCCACGCCGGACGGAGGGCAGGATTTCGCCAACCTGCGCTGGTACGAGTTCAACGGCCTAACGCCGGGGGAGCCCGATCCCGAGCCCTGGCGCAGCATCATCCATCCGGACGACGTGGCCATGACGGCCGAAAAGTGGCAGAATTCGCTGGCGACCGGGGAGCCTTACTACTGCCTGCACCGAAACAAAAGGCACGACGGCGAGTACCGCTGGATGCTGTCGCGTGCGCTGGCGCAAAAGGACGAGCATGGGCGGGTGGTCCGCTGGATCGGCAGCGGAACGGACATCACGGAGCAGAAGATAGCCGAGGCGGAGCTGATACGGTACCGCGACCACCTGGAAGAGCTGGTCCGGGAGCGGACGACGGAATTGGTCCTGGCCAAGGAGGTGGCGGAGGTTGCGGCCAAGGCGGTTCGGGAAGCGAACGAACTGCTGGAAAAACGGGTAGAGGAGCGGACCGAGGAACTGAGGAGGACCGAAAAGGAGCTGCGCCATGCGCAGAAGATGGAGGCTATCGGGACCCTCGCGGCGGGTATCGCGCACGATTTCAACAACATCCTTACCTCCATCCTCGGATTCACCGACATGGTCCTGCACAAGATCCCCGAAGAAGGGACGGGGCGGCGGGAGATGGAGCAGGTGTTCGTAGCGGCGCAGCGAGCCGCGGACCTGGTGCGCCAAATCCTCAGTTTCAGCAGGAGAAGCGATCAGGAAAGGAAGCCGGTGCACCTCTCCGATATCGTCGAAGAGGCCTGCAAGCTGCTTCGTTCCTCGCTCCCTGCCACCGTGGAGATCGGCACGGAATGTTTTGCTTCCGAGGATGAAGACAAGGTCCTGGCCGACCCGATACAACTGCACCAGGTGCTGATGAACCTTTGCACCAACGCGGCACACGCCATGCAGCCTGAAGGCGGGATGCTGACCATCACGCTGACCGCGGTTGCGGCAGGATCGCCGGGGCTGCGCTCTCTTCCTCTCTTTCTTTCGCGGGACTACATCAGGGTTGCCGTAAGGGACACTGGGCGCGGTATAGAGCCCTCGGTGCTGGAGAGGATCTTCGACCCCTATTTCACCACCAAGCCGGTGGGGGAGGGGACGGGGCTAGGCCTCGCCGTGGTGCAGGGAATCGTGAAAAACCACGGGGGCGCCATCACGGTTCATAGCGAACCGGGAAAGGGAACCTGCTTCGAGGTTTTTCTCCCTACCGTGATTGGCGACGTGCTCCATGAGGCACAGATTCCAGAGCAGCTTCTGCACGGCTCGGAGCGGATCCTGTTCGTCGACGACGAGGAATCGCTCACCGTCCTTGGCAAGGGTATCCTGGACGCGCTCGGCTACAGCGTGGTCACCACCAACAGCAGCCGCAGGGCACTGGAGATGTTCCGAGCCGACCCCGCCATTTTCGACCTGGTGATTACCGACCTGACCATGCCTGGGTTGGCCGGAAAGGCCTTAGCCAAAGAGATCCATGCCCTGAGACCGGACCTCCCCATCATCCTTTGCACCGGGTACACGGAGAGCTTCGACGAGAAGGACCGGGAATACGGCATCCGCGCCTGCCTGATGAAGCCTTACACCTCGAAGATGCTGGGGCAGACCATACGGATGGTGCTGGGAGGGAAGACGACGTCAACCTGTTGAGGGGGTAGCTATGTGGAATTACGTGTCCCAGGCCCTGACGGCGCTGGTCTGTTTCGCCTTCATGGTGCTGTTCATGACGGCCGCGGTGAAACGCGGCGTTTCCGTCCAGTTTTCCATGTTCGTGCTTTCGCTGGTGCTCACTTTCAGCTTCGGGATCTGGTCTTACGGGGATTGGGGGATGTGGCCGCAGTGGAAAGCGGCGGTCCCCTTGCTGGTTGGGGCGGGGCTTTGCAGCGTGGTCGGCAACTGGGCCATGTTTCTCGCCACCTCCTCCAGCGCCAATGCCGGCTACGCCTTGGCGATCATCGGGTGCCAGTCCGCCCTGGTGCTGCTCCTGGCCTACTGGTTTCTGGGGGGGGATATGCACTGGCTGCGGCTTTTGGGGATAGCGGTCTGCATCCTGGGGGTGGTCATCATCAGCTGGCCGCTTCAGGGAAGCTCTCCCGGCGATCCGGATATGGCCTCGAAAGGAGGGGGTGTTACTTCGGGCCGGTGACCCTTTAAGCCGATGCCTGACCCGGGCAGGCGAGGGTGATACGGATGTCGCCGCGGGATTTCCTCAGGATGACGGTCAGTTCCGTCTGCTGCAGGGCTTCAACCACGACCCTCTGCCCCTTGCGCACCGTGAGCCTGTCTCCCTGCTGCAGGCAATAATCGCGCGTATCCTCCGAATTGGTCACCCATGCCTCTCCCGAGTTGACCGTTACCGCCTCGATGGCGGCGCCTGCTTTGAACGCCAGCAACTCTCCCTTACAGAGCAGATATTTCATGCGACCTCCTCCTCTCAAAACCTCGTCCGGTAGGCAAGCGGGGTGACCCCCATCTCCCGGATAAAGACGCGCCTCATCTGTTCGGCGCAGGTGAAACCGCTCTCGGCGGCGACCCTGTCCAGGGAGAGCGCGTCATCCTCCATCAGGTTTATCGAGCGCTCCAGGCGCAGTTGGTCGAGATACCTGGCCGGTGTCTTCCCCGTCTCCCGCAGGAAAACCCTGGCGAAATTGCGCGGGCTCATCGCCGCCCGCCCGGCCAGTTCTTCCACTGTAACTTTGCGGCAGTGATTATCCTTGAGCCAGGCAAGCAGGGCGGCAAGCTGTCCCCCCTCCACCATCTGGGCGCGCAGCTGTGTGCTGAACTGTGTCTGCCCCCCCGGCCTCTTCAGGAACATGACCAGGCGCCGGGCCACTGTAAGCGCCATCTTCCTGCCGAAATCCTCCTCGACCAGCGCGAGCGCCAGGTCCATCCCCGCGGTGACCCCGGCCGAAGTGGCGATCTCCCCGTCACGCGTGTAGATGGCGTCCTGCTCCACTATGACCTGCGGGTATTCCCTGGCCAGCCGCTCCAAGTCCATCCAGTGGGTGGTGGCGCGCCGCCCGTCGAGGAGCCCAGCCTCGGCGAGGAGAAAGGCGCCGGTACAGACCGATACCACGCGCCTGGCCAGTGCTGGCGTCGAGCGCAGCCACTGCACCAGATGCTCGTTTTTCAGGGCCTCCGCCAGGGCGTCGTCCGGGCTCCCCGGTACGAAGATGGTGTCCGTGTCACCGGATAGCTCCTGCCAGGCGAGGTCCGCCACCAGCCTTATGCCCGGCGAGGAAGCGAAGGGGCCCGGTCGCTCTGCCATCAGCAGCACCTCGTAGCCGCACTTCAGCGCCTCTTCGTCCCCAAGGCAGCGGTTCAGCATGTTGAAGACTTCTATGGGGCCGGTGACGTCGAGCAGTTCGGCACCATGGTATGCCGCTACCGCTATCCTGCGCCGCCCGGTGCTCTCTATGTTCGATATGGTAGTGGTTTTTTTCATGGGGGGATAATTGCACAAGGTCGGCTGAGGTTCAAGGACAATGGACCAGCAGATCCTGCCATTTTGACGGTCATCCATTTCCAGCTCTCCCCCTTCCTTGACGGCATGCGCGCCGTAGCGCTACGGTCCGCGAAGGCAGGAGGGGACACCTACCCCCACCCCCTGACCCCCTCCCGCTGTATGGACCGGGGTCAAGGTTTACAGTTGTTCGGGGACATGGTTTACACTTTTTGTTCTTTGAGATCGACTTCTGCGATTTTCTGGCTGCAGAAATAAACGCCATATTCGCCATCGCGTATGGTTGGCCGAAATGCCACCGGCTGCCCCCTGAGCGCCTTCGCGAGGCGCACACATCGGCCTTTGAATGACACCTTACCCTCGGCCTGGACCTTTCGGATCTCGTCGTCTGGGGCGTACTGAATCTCGGGCAGTATTTCTGAGTAAGTCCGCCGGCTAGGCTTATAACGCGTCATCGGAGTTTCCATACCTAGTGATTCGTGTGGGCGCTCCAAGTTGTAGCAATGCCTGAAGGTGTCGAATCTAAGCTGGCAGTCAGCTAGGTCTTCGAAGACTCTTCCAGCGATTGCTTCTGCAACCAGAGTTCTGTGAAACCGCTCGTCCTTACCCTGTGTTTGAGGATGATAGGGGCGAGAGTGGCTGACCCGTATCTCGTTTCTGATAAGCCAGACCGTTAATGGCGTAAGGTCGTTGTATTGATCGTTACCCCATGGGCTGCCATTGTCCATGGTCATTCGATATGGCAATCCATATTGCCTGAATGCCTCAATCAAAGCAGCTTTAACCGTTTCTGTTCGCTCATTGGCACAGGCTACAAGCACCACACTAAACCGGGAATGGTCATCCAGAACAGTCAACGGATGACAGCGACCATGATGCTTCATCGGAATACTGCCCTTGAAATCCATCTGCCATAGGTCGTTTGGGTATGGGTGCTCGAACCGTTGGAAAGCAGTATGTTTATCTGACTCAGCTGGATCAATGCAGCCGTTGCGGCGCAAGATTGCTGTTATGGTCGAAGGTACAGGCACCCCCTGATGCCCAAGTTTTTCAAGACGCTTACGTAGCTTACGTGCTCCCCAAGCCTGATGTTCTTCGCGAAGCTTGAGAATAGCATCTTCGGTCGCAGTGACCGTCTTATGTGGACAGGTCAGTGGCTTGCGAGATAAGTCAATTAGGCCTTCGACGCCGGTTTCAAGGAACCTGCTAATCCATTTGTAGCCGGTCGGACGGCTGATGTTAAAGCGTTTGCAAAGGAAGGCTATGTTGCTGCCTTCCTGCAACGCCAAATGAACGAACTCGAATCTCAGGGTCATAGTATCCACCGGTCGCCAAGGCATGGTCTCCCTCCTCCGAGGAAAGGTCATTCTTGGCAAAAGTGTTAACTATGTCCCCGAACATTTGTAAACCATGTCCCCAGTCTATACACCCGCAAGGGGAGGGGGGACTAGGCGGGAGGGGGACTGATTCGGCATTGGAAAGTCCTTCTTCGTTACCCCTTCAGCGCGTTCACCAGTAGTTCGTAATCCTCCAGCAGCGCCTGCAGGTCCTCTTCATGCTCGACTTCCTGCTGCAGAATGGTGAGCACCATGTTGTAGGTCACCGGATCCTTCTCCCGGGTGATGTCCAAGAGCCGCTTGTACACCCCTATCGCGCACTGCTCTCCCTTTATGTTCTGCTCCAGCAGGGTCTTCACGAACGGGTCGTCCGGGGCGTCGTAGCCGCAGTTGCTGAACTTGTACCAGTCTTCCGGGCGGGTCACCGGCGTTCCTCCCAGCTGGATGATGCGCATCGCCACGAGGTCCGCGTGCGCCAGTTCTTCGGTGGCATGGATCAGTAGTTCCGCGCCCACCGCGTCCTTCATCGGGCCCTTCACCACCTTGGCCCCGAGCCAGTACTGGTAGTAGGCGAACCATTCGTCGCTGTAAGCGCGCTGCAAAAGGCCCAGCAGTTCCTCCACATCCATTCCGACAATTTCGCGCCCCTTTGATCCCATCTTCTGTCTCCTTTTATGGTCTTAGTTCGCCTGAAATACAGGCATAGCAAGCGAGAATGGTAGCAGTATACAAGGTGCCACTGGATGCGCAAACGGCGTCAGTGACAAAGGCTTTTGCTGATTCAGGGATTACTGATCCCAGTGTCGCTGACGGAGCGGATATGACAGAGATTCGCTTTTGCCACAGCGTCCAAACTCAGAGTCGGGAAAACCCCTGCGGCAAAATAGCCCCCTCCCTGTCCCTCCCCCTCCGGGGGCGGGTACGTTGAAGCCTCTCCGCCTCCTGGGACGGGAACGCTAATGCCTCTTTGCTCCTCCCCCTCCGGGGGGACGTTGAGGCTTCTGCTCCTCCCCCTGGAGGGGGGAGGTCGGGAGGGGGGATGCTGGGAGCAATATCTCGCCGCTGTATTAGCCTATTAACAGGTTGACGCTCGGCTCGTCTTGGCGTATAGCTTCAAAGCTATCCCACCCATGTGAAGCCTGTGTTGCGCGTCCTAATGTGCAAAACTGCGCCTTTCGCCGGCTCGCTGCCAGTAAGGAAGAGAAACGTGAAGAACAAGATCGCCTGCTTTTCCCCGTCGCATGAAGAGATCCCCGCTCCCTACCGCATCGATGCCCCTATCCGCCAGGATTACTACCTGATAAACGGCGAGTTGAGACGCTGGGACGGCCCGCTGCAGGAGGTGGTGTCGCCGGTCCAGGTGAAGTCTG
Proteins encoded in this region:
- a CDS encoding IS481-like element ISGebe1 family transposase, producing the protein MPWRPVDTMTLRFEFVHLALQEGSNIAFLCKRFNISRPTGYKWISRFLETGVEGLIDLSRKPLTCPHKTVTATEDAILKLREEHQAWGARKLRKRLEKLGHQGVPVPSTITAILRRNGCIDPAESDKHTAFQRFEHPYPNDLWQMDFKGSIPMKHHGRCHPLTVLDDHSRFSVVLVACANERTETVKAALIEAFRQYGLPYRMTMDNGSPWGNDQYNDLTPLTVWLIRNEIRVSHSRPYHPQTQGKDERFHRTLVAEAIAGRVFEDLADCQLRFDTFRHCYNLERPHESLGMETPMTRYKPSRRTYSEILPEIQYAPDDEIRKVQAEGKVSFKGRCVRLAKALRGQPVAFRPTIRDGEYGVYFCSQKIAEVDLKEQKV
- a CDS encoding ferritin-like domain-containing protein, producing the protein MGSKGREIVGMDVEELLGLLQRAYSDEWFAYYQYWLGAKVVKGPMKDAVGAELLIHATEELAHADLVAMRIIQLGGTPVTRPEDWYKFSNCGYDAPDDPFVKTLLEQNIKGEQCAIGVYKRLLDITREKDPVTYNMVLTILQQEVEHEEDLQALLEDYELLVNALKG